The Salvia miltiorrhiza cultivar Shanhuang (shh) chromosome 1, IMPLAD_Smil_shh, whole genome shotgun sequence genome has a window encoding:
- the LOC131020457 gene encoding arogenate dehydratase 3-like → MRSLSSPAGLDLKSLIRTPRVGPARRAIQCNVNSSTNQATGISFGSGQVGRARYEWQSACAILASKVESQQQDTQKSGADGVSVVNGHPTLDLVPVKDQSSSPAPLRKPLSIADFSPAPMHGAQLRVAYQGVPGAYSEAAAGKAYPNCEAIPCDQFEVAFQAVELWLADRAVLPVENSLGGSIHRNYDLLLRHRLHIVGEVQLPVHHCLLALPGVRKEYLTRVISHPQALSQCEHTLTKLGLNVVREAVDDTAGAAEYIATNGLRDTAAIASARAAELYGMQILADGIQDDSGNVTRFVMLAREPIIPRNDRPFKTSIVFAHEKGTSVLFKVLSAFAFRNISLTKIESRPHRHRPIRLVDDANVGTAKHFEYMFYIDFEASMADVRAQNALAEVQEFTSFLRVLGSYPMDMTPWSPSSSAAGD, encoded by the coding sequence ATGCGATCCCTTAGTTCCCCCGCCGGCCTAGACCTCAAATCCCTAATCCGGACGCCGCGGGTCGGGCCGGCTCGTCGGGCCATCCAGTGCAACGTCAATTCCAGCACGAATCAGGCTACCGGTATCAGCTTCGGGTCGGGCCAGGTCGGCCGGGCCCGATACGAGTGGCAGAGCGCGTGCGCCATACTCGCCAGCAAAGTGGAATCGCAGCAGCAGGACACCCAGAAGAGCGGCGCCGACGGCGTCTCCGTCGTCAACGGCCACCCCACCCTCGACCTCGTCCCCGTCAAGGACCAATCCTCGTCGCCGGCGCCGCTGCGGAAGCCGCTCAGCATCGCCGATTTCTCGCCGGCGCCGATGCACGGCGCGCAGCTCCGGGTCGCGTACCAGGGCGTCCCCGGCGCGTACAGCGAGGCCGCGGCCGGGAAAGCGTACCCTAACTGCGAGGCGATCCCCTGCGACCAATTCGAGGTGGCGTTCCAGGCCGTGGAGCTCTGGCTCGCCGACCGCGCGGTGCTGCCGGTGGAGAACTCGCTTGGCGGCTCGATCCACCGGAACTACGAtctcctcctccgccaccgccTCCACATCGTCGGCGAGGTGCAGCTCCCCGTCCACCACTGCCTCCTCGCGCTGCCCGGCGTGAGGAAGGAGTACCTCACGCGCGTTATCAGCCATCCGCAGGCGCTCTCCCAATGCGAGCACACGCTCACCAAATTAGGGCTAAATGTGGTCCGCGAGGCCGTAGACGACACCGCCGGCGCCGCCGAGTACATCGCGACGAACGGCCTGCGCGACACGGCTGCGATCGCCTCCGCGCGCGCGGCGGAGCTCTACGGGATGCAGATCCTCGCCGACGGGATCCAGGACGACAGCGGCAACGTGACGAGATTCGTGATGCTGGCGCGCGAGCCGATCATTCCGCGCAACGACCGGCCGTTCAAGACGAGCATTGTGTTCGCGCACGAGAAGGGGACGAGCGTGCTCTTCAAGGTGCTCTCCGCCTTCGCCTTCCGCAACATCAGCCTCACGAAGATCGAGTCGCGGCCACACCGCCACCGCCCGATCCGCCTCGTCGACGACGCCAACGTCGGCACCGCCAAGCACTTCGAGTACATGTTCTACATCGACTTCGAGGCCTCCATGGCCGACGTCAGGGCGCAGAACGCCCTCGCCGAGGTGCAGGAGTTCACCTCCTTCCTCAGAGTGCTCGGCAGCTACCCCATGGACATGACGCCGTGGTCGCCGTCGTCCTCCGCCGCCGGGGATTAG